A window of Ignavibacterium sp. contains these coding sequences:
- a CDS encoding TonB-dependent receptor, translated as MRKLQLFISIVFLVTAVGFFQNAYSQVVTTSSMYGTVTDDKGEALPGANIIALHVPSGTQYGTSTRADGKYNITGMRVGGPYKVTVSFVGYNSQSIENLYLELGQNLKVDFKLSESAIQLGDITVVAEKDAIIRSDRTGTSTTVRRESIETLPTISRRIEDLTRLTPQVGRNMTFAGMDNRFNNITVDGSYFNNSFGLAGLPGDRTGVAPISLDAVEQIQVNISPFDVRNGNFVGAGVNTVTKSGTNEYSASVYYNFRNNTFVGKNAGDVEFKSGTFKFGQFGMRLGAPLIQNKLFLFVNFEDDKLTQPGTTYIARPDTSTPVGGNVTRVLASDLDALSNYLKSNFGYDPGPYQGYDFETPSTRFLMKLDYNIDNKNKVSLRYTHLDSFTDLLVSNSSSLGFGSRRSSTQALNFANSNYKILKISVQSLVNGTQFLLIICQITFIVGYTL; from the coding sequence ATGAGAAAACTTCAACTGTTTATTTCGATTGTGTTTCTGGTTACTGCAGTTGGTTTCTTCCAGAATGCCTACTCTCAGGTTGTTACTACTTCCAGTATGTACGGAACAGTAACTGATGATAAAGGAGAGGCATTGCCTGGTGCCAATATCATTGCATTGCATGTACCTTCAGGAACACAATATGGAACATCAACCCGTGCTGATGGTAAATACAATATCACAGGTATGCGTGTTGGTGGTCCCTATAAAGTAACAGTTTCTTTTGTTGGTTATAACAGCCAATCAATTGAAAATCTTTACCTTGAATTGGGGCAGAATTTAAAAGTTGATTTCAAATTATCTGAATCAGCAATTCAATTAGGAGATATTACTGTTGTTGCTGAAAAAGATGCTATCATTCGTTCAGACAGAACAGGTACATCAACCACTGTAAGAAGAGAAAGCATCGAAACTCTTCCAACAATTTCAAGAAGAATAGAAGACCTTACCCGTCTTACTCCTCAGGTTGGAAGAAATATGACTTTTGCCGGAATGGATAATCGTTTCAACAACATTACAGTTGACGGTTCTTATTTTAACAATTCATTCGGTTTGGCAGGATTACCCGGAGACAGAACTGGTGTTGCACCAATTTCTCTTGATGCTGTCGAACAGATTCAGGTAAACATTTCACCATTTGATGTTCGAAATGGAAACTTTGTTGGTGCTGGTGTTAATACAGTTACAAAATCCGGAACAAATGAATATTCAGCATCAGTTTACTACAATTTCAGAAACAACACTTTTGTTGGTAAAAATGCTGGTGATGTTGAATTTAAGTCAGGTACATTTAAGTTCGGACAGTTTGGAATGCGTTTAGGTGCTCCTCTTATTCAGAATAAACTTTTCCTCTTTGTCAATTTTGAAGATGATAAACTTACTCAACCCGGAACAACTTACATTGCAAGACCAGATACAAGCACTCCTGTTGGAGGTAATGTAACAAGAGTTCTTGCAAGTGATCTTGATGCATTAAGTAATTATTTAAAATCAAATTTTGGTTATGATCCGGGACCATATCAGGGTTATGATTTCGAAACTCCATCAACCAGATTTTTGATGAAGTTGGATTATAACATTGACAACAAGAACAAAGTTAGTTTAAGATATACTCATCTCGATTCATTCACTGATTTACTTGTTTCAAACTCCAGCTCACTAGGATTTGGTAGCAGAAGATCATCTACCCAGGCATTGAACTTTGCTAATTCAAATTATAAGATCTTGAAAATATCCGTTCAATCGTTGGTGAATGGAACTCAATTCTTGCTGATAATATGTCAAATAACCTTTATTGTCGGATATACACTATAA
- a CDS encoding alkaline phosphatase D family protein: MLNKKRTFTILILQFFLLLSFSINLNAQSLIQSGPMVGYSAMREVGLWVQTKTDAEVFIKYWNTKEPPKKFSTNSVKTEKNKAFTAKLIADNLEPGQIYNYEVYVNNKKVSFNYELKFQTQKLWQWREDPPEFSFVTGSCFYVNEEKYDRPGKPYGSDYQIVESIHKSKPDFMLWLGDNYYLREADWDSWSGILHRITHTRSLPELQPLLGSVHHYAIWDDHDFGPNNSDRGFWNKEKTLEAFKLFWVNPSFGVNGNPGITTYFQWADVDFFLMDDRYFRAPNDLADDEKPYLGDEQIKWLIDNLVNSRAPFKIVAIGGQVLNPVSGRGIETYEMFKKEKEKLLSLLEKNKIEGVIFLSGDRHHSEVSKMERENSYPLYEITVSSLTAGVSPGKNENNPYRIGQSIDQHNFAKITVKGPRKNRELECNFYDIEGKFISGIKISEDELKYQSVGK, from the coding sequence ATGCTTAATAAAAAACGAACTTTCACAATTCTAATTTTACAATTCTTTTTACTTCTATCATTTTCGATTAACTTAAATGCACAATCACTCATTCAATCAGGTCCGATGGTTGGATATTCTGCAATGCGTGAAGTCGGTTTATGGGTTCAAACTAAAACTGATGCAGAAGTGTTCATTAAATACTGGAACACCAAAGAACCACCAAAAAAATTTTCTACTAACTCTGTTAAGACTGAAAAGAACAAAGCTTTCACAGCAAAACTAATTGCTGATAATCTTGAGCCCGGACAAATCTATAACTATGAAGTTTATGTTAATAACAAAAAAGTCTCCTTCAATTATGAATTAAAATTTCAAACACAAAAACTTTGGCAATGGCGTGAAGACCCTCCGGAATTCAGTTTTGTAACAGGCAGTTGCTTTTATGTTAACGAAGAAAAATATGACAGACCTGGGAAACCTTATGGAAGTGATTATCAGATCGTGGAAAGTATTCATAAATCAAAACCAGATTTTATGCTATGGCTTGGAGATAATTATTATTTAAGAGAAGCCGATTGGGATTCGTGGTCGGGAATTCTTCATCGAATAACACACACTCGTTCGCTTCCGGAATTACAGCCGCTTCTCGGTTCGGTTCATCATTATGCAATTTGGGATGATCACGATTTTGGTCCGAACAATAGTGACAGAGGTTTTTGGAATAAAGAAAAAACTCTTGAAGCATTTAAATTATTTTGGGTCAATCCATCTTTTGGTGTTAATGGTAATCCCGGAATTACAACCTACTTTCAATGGGCTGATGTTGATTTCTTTTTAATGGATGATCGTTATTTTCGTGCGCCAAATGATTTAGCAGATGATGAAAAACCATACCTGGGAGATGAACAAATTAAATGGTTAATTGATAATCTTGTTAACAGTAGGGCTCCATTTAAGATTGTAGCTATTGGTGGTCAGGTTTTGAATCCTGTTAGTGGAAGAGGAATTGAAACCTATGAAATGTTCAAGAAGGAAAAGGAAAAACTTTTGAGCTTGCTTGAGAAAAATAAAATTGAAGGTGTAATATTTCTCTCAGGCGACAGACATCATTCAGAAGTTTCTAAAATGGAAAGAGAAAACTCTTATCCTCTGTATGAAATTACAGTTTCATCATTGACTGCAGGAGTATCACCCGGTAAAAATGAAAATAATCCATATAGGATTGGGCAAAGCATTGACCAGCACAATTTTGCCAAAATCACCGTTAAAGGTCCGAGAAAGAACCGTGAACTGGAATGTAATTTTTATGATATAGAAGGGAAATTTATTTCAGGAATAAAAATTTCAGAGGATGAACTTAAGTACCAATCCGTCGGAAAGTAA
- a CDS encoding ectonucleotide pyrophosphatase/phosphodiesterase — MKTLLNRFIVILIFILLTASGLYSQNIPYTILISFDGFRWDYTNRGLTPNFDYIEKHGVKALSLKPSFPSITFPNHISIVTGMYPQNHGVIANTMYDPVTDKLYSLRDTAEVRNAYWYKGEMIWETARRQGVITASYFWPGSEMNIEYRRPTYYEKYEHERDYAERINGVINWLKLPYNQRPKFITLYYDLTDSEGHRFGPNSPEVNTAIARLDSLIGVLFKKLDEIKLRDSVNLIIVSDHGMTEISKDRYVNIEEIANCNSCKFFNRGAVMNIFINDKNKVDEVFNKLKRNENHYKVYKPEDVPAHFHFNHNHLIGDLFVLAEPGWSVGTTKDKDRMNDYNGGNHGFDNSFMDMHGIFYAIGPSFKENYKTGTIENINIYPLLCRILNIIPKQNIDGKLENISFILKEKE; from the coding sequence ATGAAAACATTATTGAACAGATTTATCGTCATTCTGATATTCATCTTACTGACAGCATCAGGTTTATATTCTCAAAATATTCCTTATACAATATTGATTTCATTCGATGGATTCAGATGGGATTATACTAACAGAGGATTAACTCCGAATTTTGATTACATAGAAAAACACGGTGTAAAAGCTCTTTCGCTTAAGCCATCCTTTCCTTCTATTACATTTCCAAATCATATCTCAATTGTAACAGGAATGTATCCTCAAAATCACGGAGTTATAGCAAACACAATGTATGACCCTGTTACAGATAAATTATATTCACTTCGGGATACGGCAGAAGTTCGTAATGCTTATTGGTATAAAGGTGAGATGATTTGGGAAACCGCCAGAAGACAAGGTGTTATCACAGCCAGTTATTTCTGGCCTGGCTCTGAAATGAACATCGAATATCGGCGTCCGACATATTATGAAAAGTATGAACACGAAAGAGACTATGCCGAGAGAATAAACGGAGTAATTAATTGGTTAAAACTTCCATACAATCAGAGACCAAAATTTATTACTTTGTATTATGATTTAACCGATAGTGAAGGTCATCGATTTGGTCCGAATTCGCCGGAGGTTAATACTGCTATTGCAAGACTTGACTCACTGATTGGTGTCTTGTTCAAAAAGCTTGATGAAATTAAACTACGCGACAGTGTAAATTTGATTATCGTATCTGATCACGGAATGACTGAAATTTCAAAAGACCGATATGTAAACATCGAAGAGATTGCGAACTGCAATAGCTGTAAATTCTTTAATCGTGGAGCTGTTATGAATATTTTCATCAATGATAAAAATAAAGTTGATGAAGTCTTCAATAAACTAAAACGGAATGAAAATCATTACAAAGTTTATAAACCGGAAGATGTTCCTGCACATTTTCATTTCAACCATAATCATTTAATTGGAGATTTGTTTGTGCTTGCAGAACCAGGTTGGTCGGTCGGTACCACAAAAGATAAAGACAGAATGAATGATTATAATGGTGGTAATCACGGGTTTGATAATTCATTTATGGATATGCACGGAATATTTTATGCGATCGGTCCGTCATTTAAAGAAAATTATAAAACCGGCACCATAGAGAATATTAATATTTATCCTTTGCTTTGCAGAATTCTTAATATTATTCCAAAGCAAAACATTGATGGTAAACTTGAAAACATTTCATTCATCTTAAAGGAAAAGGAATAA
- a CDS encoding pitrilysin family protein, giving the protein MSLFNLTYTKTKLKNGLEVILHKDSSLPLVAVNIWYKVGSANEREGKTGLAHLFEHMMFQGSENVPKEMHFKYIQEAGGILNGSTSFDRTNYYEKLPSNAIEIPLWLESDRMGLLLNALDEEKLENQKSVVINERLERYDNQPYGLAWEIIVKNLFPKNHPYSWPTIGFKEDIESFTLDDVKNFFKSFYSPSNATLVVAGDINESESLQLIEKYFAEIPSYETPASPIAPDFQLNENIYIEHKDNVQLPRLYLAFPTVKSYEPKDAELEVLSDILSGSKNSRLNKRLVFDEQIAQDVSAFQFSGKYGGMFMIISTAKPGVENFRFEKENF; this is encoded by the coding sequence TTGAGTTTATTTAATCTAACTTATACAAAAACAAAACTTAAAAACGGACTTGAGGTAATTCTTCATAAAGATTCGTCTCTTCCTCTTGTGGCAGTAAATATCTGGTACAAAGTCGGTTCTGCAAATGAAAGAGAAGGAAAAACTGGGCTTGCACATCTTTTTGAACATATGATGTTTCAGGGCTCAGAAAATGTTCCTAAGGAAATGCACTTTAAATACATTCAGGAAGCTGGTGGAATTCTAAACGGCTCAACAAGTTTTGACCGAACAAACTATTATGAGAAACTTCCGTCGAACGCAATTGAAATTCCGCTTTGGTTAGAAAGTGACAGAATGGGACTTCTGCTAAATGCACTGGATGAAGAAAAACTTGAAAATCAAAAAAGTGTTGTAATAAATGAGCGACTTGAGCGATATGATAATCAGCCATACGGACTTGCCTGGGAAATCATAGTAAAAAATCTTTTTCCGAAAAATCATCCTTATAGTTGGCCCACAATCGGATTTAAAGAAGACATCGAAAGTTTTACTCTTGATGATGTGAAAAACTTTTTCAAATCGTTTTACTCACCATCAAATGCAACACTTGTAGTTGCCGGTGATATAAATGAATCGGAATCTCTGCAATTGATAGAAAAATATTTTGCTGAAATTCCGTCTTATGAAACTCCGGCATCGCCAATCGCACCTGACTTTCAACTTAATGAAAACATTTATATCGAGCATAAAGATAATGTTCAGTTGCCAAGATTGTATCTCGCTTTTCCTACTGTGAAAAGTTACGAACCAAAAGATGCTGAGCTTGAAGTACTAAGTGATATTCTTAGTGGTTCAAAAAACAGTCGCTTAAATAAAAGACTGGTTTTTGATGAGCAGATTGCTCAGGATGTTTCTGCTTTTCAGTTCTCAGGAAAGTATGGCGGAATGTTTATGATTATTTCAACAGCAAAACCGGGAGTTGAGAATTTCAGATTTGAAAAAGAAAATTTTTGA
- a CDS encoding pitrilysin family protein, producing MNSFRTKPEIKNELKFQLENISVKEFSNGLKIFYLQKEKLPLIRLNFIVEAGSKFDSLSIPGLARLTSAMIDEGAGGLSSLELSDEFDLLGTDFNISTDNDFIVLSLQSLTENIERSLELLSLVITKPDFPESEFEREKKKLLVSILQLKDDPERIAEQIFDKVIYQDHYYSFPVRGYYDTVEKINLQDIKKFYENLFKADKSFIAAAGNISSEKFYQLVEKYFKGYKSSDTKIVLTEKNITSDKKVFVYNKPESVQTEIRVGYVSGKRNANIFFQKHLLNTIFGGQFNSRLNSNLRERNGFTYGVGSQFVYQKDSGYFVISTSVNTENTLAAIKEIKSELEKLKDGVTSDELSFVKTSLSRKFPLNFETYRHLTSNLSALGIHNLPIDYFNNYLNNLNAVTIDEVNTEALKLSQADMKIVLVGNRDSFADEFIKNGFELIDVDERGNIK from the coding sequence ATGAATTCTTTTCGAACAAAACCAGAAATTAAAAACGAACTGAAATTTCAACTTGAAAATATTTCTGTTAAAGAGTTTTCAAACGGATTAAAAATATTTTACCTGCAAAAAGAAAAACTTCCTTTAATCCGATTAAATTTTATTGTTGAAGCCGGAAGTAAATTCGATTCTCTGTCAATTCCAGGATTAGCAAGACTTACTTCCGCTATGATTGATGAAGGAGCAGGAGGTTTATCCTCTCTTGAGTTAAGTGATGAGTTTGATTTGCTTGGAACGGATTTTAACATTTCAACTGATAACGATTTTATTGTTTTGTCTTTGCAATCGCTTACAGAAAATATTGAAAGATCACTTGAGCTTCTGTCTCTGGTAATTACTAAACCTGATTTCCCTGAAAGTGAATTTGAAAGAGAGAAGAAAAAACTCCTGGTTAGCATTCTTCAGTTGAAAGATGACCCGGAAAGAATTGCCGAACAGATTTTTGACAAAGTAATTTATCAGGATCACTATTACAGCTTTCCTGTGAGAGGTTATTATGATACTGTTGAAAAAATTAATCTTCAGGATATCAAAAAGTTTTATGAAAATTTATTTAAAGCAGATAAATCTTTTATAGCCGCTGCAGGAAATATTTCTTCCGAAAAGTTTTATCAATTAGTAGAAAAATATTTTAAAGGTTACAAATCATCTGATACCAAAATTGTTTTAACAGAAAAAAATATAACTTCTGATAAAAAAGTTTTTGTTTATAACAAACCTGAGTCAGTGCAAACAGAAATAAGAGTTGGTTATGTTTCCGGCAAACGAAACGCAAATATTTTTTTTCAGAAGCATCTACTCAACACAATTTTCGGTGGACAATTTAACAGCAGGTTAAATTCAAATCTGCGTGAAAGAAATGGTTTTACCTATGGTGTGGGTTCGCAGTTCGTTTATCAGAAAGATTCGGGTTATTTTGTAATCAGCACTTCCGTTAATACAGAAAATACTTTGGCCGCAATCAAAGAAATCAAAAGCGAACTGGAAAAACTCAAAGACGGAGTTACTTCGGATGAGCTTAGTTTTGTAAAGACATCTTTATCAAGAAAGTTCCCATTGAACTTTGAAACTTATCGTCATCTTACATCAAATCTTTCTGCTTTGGGAATACATAATCTTCCGATTGATTACTTTAACAATTATCTGAATAATCTGAATGCAGTTACAATTGATGAAGTAAACACTGAAGCGCTAAAACTTTCCCAAGCAGATATGAAAATTGTTCTTGTTGGAAATAGAGATTCATTTGCAGATGAGTTCATTAAAAACGGATTTGAATTGATTGATGTTGATGAGAGAGGAAATATTAAATAA
- a CDS encoding enoyl-CoA hydratase-related protein, with amino-acid sequence MSYTNLLLDIKDKTALVTINRPDKLNALNHQTLTELKNVFQELRNNDDVYSVILTGSGEKAFVAGADISELNKLNMLEGKKFAEFGQSVFNTIENFEKPVIASVNGFALGGGCELALACHFRIASENAKFGQPEVNLGIIPGYGGTQRLARLVGSGRAMEMILTGDMIDANEALRIGLVNKVFPAAELQAKVFEIAQKINSKGQQAIRLAIEAVNATDKMNLQDGLDFEAVLFAMCCGTEDFKEGTSAFLEKRKPAFKNK; translated from the coding sequence ATGAGTTATACAAATTTATTATTGGACATAAAAGATAAAACAGCTTTGGTCACAATAAATCGTCCTGATAAACTGAATGCATTAAATCATCAAACATTAACAGAGCTGAAAAATGTTTTTCAGGAATTAAGAAACAATGATGATGTTTATTCTGTTATTCTGACGGGAAGCGGAGAGAAAGCTTTTGTTGCAGGAGCAGATATTTCGGAATTAAACAAACTGAACATGCTCGAAGGAAAAAAGTTTGCTGAATTTGGTCAAAGTGTTTTCAACACGATTGAAAATTTTGAAAAACCGGTTATCGCTTCTGTTAATGGATTTGCACTTGGTGGAGGATGCGAACTTGCTTTGGCTTGTCATTTCAGAATTGCATCTGAAAATGCAAAGTTTGGTCAACCGGAAGTTAATCTTGGTATCATTCCAGGTTATGGTGGAACTCAAAGACTTGCAAGATTAGTCGGAAGTGGCAGAGCGATGGAAATGATTTTAACCGGCGATATGATCGATGCAAATGAAGCTTTAAGAATTGGCCTGGTGAATAAAGTTTTTCCTGCTGCAGAACTGCAGGCAAAAGTATTTGAGATTGCACAAAAAATTAATTCAAAAGGCCAGCAAGCGATAAGACTTGCAATTGAGGCAGTTAATGCAACTGATAAAATGAATTTGCAGGATGGACTTGATTTTGAAGCAGTGCTTTTTGCTATGTGTTGTGGAACTGAAGATTTTAAAGAAGGAACTTCTGCTTTTCTGGAAAAAAGAAAACCTGCATTTAAGAACAAATAA
- a CDS encoding outer membrane beta-barrel protein: protein MKSIFRNTIFLLIALSIFSFAEKPPSSRAVGFFVGVGVGPRLPIGDFASNTDVGYGFNIEFSYTDNEFLPVFLYTTIGFEQYPGSQSFYRETDYSNFHTNTLPVNFGARYYFPPLAENIVLFMPILQVSGSYTYYQKLHEFKPGRGKTNFLEETSKFGFSVGAGVSMFMLEILASYNYFESNQFVGFDLRVRLPIFISL, encoded by the coding sequence ATGAAATCAATCTTTAGAAATACCATTTTTTTATTAATCGCATTAAGTATTTTTTCTTTTGCTGAGAAACCTCCAAGCAGTCGTGCTGTGGGATTTTTTGTTGGAGTTGGAGTTGGTCCTCGTTTACCAATTGGTGATTTTGCTTCAAACACAGATGTTGGTTATGGTTTTAATATTGAATTTTCATATACCGATAATGAGTTCCTACCGGTTTTTCTTTATACTACAATTGGTTTTGAACAATATCCTGGCTCTCAAAGTTTTTATCGCGAGACAGATTATTCAAATTTTCACACTAATACCTTACCTGTAAATTTTGGTGCAAGATATTACTTCCCGCCGCTTGCAGAAAATATTGTTCTGTTTATGCCTATTCTGCAAGTTTCAGGTTCTTATACATACTATCAGAAACTTCATGAGTTTAAACCAGGCAGAGGCAAGACAAATTTTCTGGAGGAGACTTCAAAGTTTGGATTCAGTGTTGGTGCAGGAGTTTCAATGTTTATGCTTGAGATACTAGCTTCATACAATTATTTTGAATCAAATCAGTTTGTAGGATTCGATTTAAGAGTCCGGCTTCCAATCTTTATAAGTTTATAG
- a CDS encoding DUF2231 domain-containing protein, whose amino-acid sequence MEFLAELHHKIIHFPIALLFIYPFIEAVSIFYKKEFFSFTSLVILILGIVASLAAVLTGNQALNSIDKMNPDLYELADKHYTYANIVVWLFSLILFSRIYLQIKKKYEGKWKIILLLLAFAGCYFIYQTGEYGGKTAHTRISTIIGKNE is encoded by the coding sequence ATGGAATTTTTAGCAGAACTTCATCATAAGATAATTCATTTTCCGATTGCACTGCTTTTCATTTATCCTTTCATTGAAGCCGTGTCAATCTTTTATAAAAAAGAATTTTTCTCATTCACCTCATTGGTAATTCTGATTCTTGGAATAGTTGCATCATTGGCTGCAGTTCTTACCGGTAATCAGGCATTAAATTCAATTGATAAAATGAATCCGGATTTATATGAATTAGCTGATAAACATTATACTTATGCAAACATTGTTGTGTGGTTATTCTCATTAATTTTGTTTTCAAGAATTTATTTGCAGATAAAAAAGAAGTATGAAGGCAAGTGGAAAATAATTTTGCTCTTACTTGCGTTTGCAGGTTGTTATTTCATTTACCAGACTGGTGAATACGGAGGGAAAACAGCTCATACGAGAATCAGCACTATCATTGGGAAGAATGAATGA
- a CDS encoding 3-oxoacyl-ACP reductase family protein, translating into MINLKSKVVLITGGSRGIGASCVKYFAITGASVAFTYNSSKSQAEKLVKRYSKLTRIRAYKVDVANPEEIRECVKEVMKDFGRVDILVNNAGIWKEGKIDKMTLAQWEETLRINLTSAFLFSSLVIPSMKKKRFGRIINISSTAGQRGEARYSHYAASKGGMISFTKSLAEELAEFNILVNSVAPGWVWTDMSIPALSDKKSFESEIKEIPLKRIAQPDDIAGPVLFLASDLARHITGEVINVNGGSVMCG; encoded by the coding sequence ATGATTAATCTGAAATCCAAAGTTGTTTTGATAACAGGTGGCTCAAGAGGAATTGGTGCTTCCTGTGTAAAATATTTTGCAATCACCGGAGCTTCTGTAGCATTCACTTACAACAGCAGCAAATCGCAGGCGGAAAAACTTGTTAAAAGATATTCAAAGCTTACAAGAATCAGAGCTTATAAGGTCGATGTAGCAAATCCGGAAGAAATCCGGGAATGTGTTAAAGAGGTAATGAAAGATTTTGGTCGTGTAGATATTCTTGTTAACAATGCCGGAATCTGGAAAGAAGGCAAAATTGATAAAATGACTTTAGCTCAGTGGGAAGAAACTTTACGAATAAATCTTACATCTGCTTTTCTGTTTTCCTCACTTGTAATTCCTTCGATGAAAAAGAAACGCTTTGGAAGAATAATAAATATTTCTTCAACTGCCGGACAAAGAGGTGAAGCCAGATATTCACATTACGCAGCATCAAAAGGTGGAATGATTTCATTTACAAAATCTTTGGCAGAAGAACTTGCTGAGTTCAATATACTTGTTAATAGTGTTGCACCTGGTTGGGTTTGGACTGATATGTCAATTCCAGCTTTATCCGATAAGAAAAGTTTTGAAAGTGAAATAAAAGAAATTCCTTTAAAGAGAATTGCACAACCTGATGATATCGCTGGTCCGGTTTTATTTCTCGCATCAGATCTTGCCAGACATATTACCGGCGAAGTGATAAATGTAAACGGTGGTTCGGTAATGTGTGGTTGA
- the truA gene encoding tRNA pseudouridine(38-40) synthase TruA, which translates to MNNYKMILQYDGTVYSGWQIQENAKTIQQEIINAIKIILKEEVNLIGSGRTDAGVHALGQVANFRSEKEIDLYKFQFSLNSILPQDISVLSIEKVRESFHSRFDAKKRTYIYLISQFKSPFYKNYSFFYPQKIDLEILNDLSKLFLGRKNFSSFCKKKSEVENKFCEVTEISWTNQFDLIVFEISADRFLHGMVRAIVGTLLKALKMEKPEEYIQEVFRSEDREFAGEAVPAKGLFLHKVEY; encoded by the coding sequence ATGAATAACTACAAAATGATTTTACAATATGATGGAACTGTTTATTCAGGCTGGCAAATTCAAGAGAACGCAAAAACAATTCAGCAAGAAATTATAAATGCGATTAAAATTATTCTTAAAGAAGAAGTTAATTTGATAGGTTCAGGAAGAACTGATGCTGGAGTTCATGCTTTAGGTCAGGTTGCAAATTTCAGATCTGAAAAAGAAATTGATTTATACAAATTCCAATTCTCGCTCAATTCAATTCTTCCGCAAGATATTTCAGTGCTCTCAATTGAGAAAGTTCGCGAAAGTTTTCATTCACGGTTTGATGCAAAGAAAAGGACTTACATTTATTTGATTTCACAATTCAAGTCACCGTTTTATAAAAATTATTCTTTTTTTTATCCACAGAAAATTGATTTAGAAATTCTTAATGACTTAAGTAAACTTTTTTTAGGTAGGAAAAATTTTTCTTCATTCTGTAAAAAGAAATCTGAGGTTGAAAATAAGTTTTGCGAAGTAACTGAAATTAGCTGGACAAATCAATTTGATCTTATTGTGTTTGAAATTTCTGCTGACAGATTTTTACACGGAATGGTTAGAGCGATTGTTGGAACATTGCTCAAAGCATTAAAAATGGAAAAACCTGAAGAATATATTCAGGAAGTATTTAGATCAGAAGACAGAGAATTTGCCGGAGAAGCTGTTCCGGCAAAAGGTTTATTTCTTCATAAAGTGGAGTATTAA